The Bacillus vallismortis genome window below encodes:
- a CDS encoding spore coat protein, whose product MDQLNQQQQSQMNKGIPGKPHKNHGGHELFDMHEVLSGTLNVLDQFTMLKQFCKDQELVNILDRQHQFIASQYNLTAECFKTGNEPSQKTATYMMKEDNQTVYGMQPSQPKKPVQSMNDIDDSIISRQMLCTVKAQASMLTMGSLEMTNPAVRRVLSAQIQQYVEMAFEIFLYQNKHGYYQVPQLDAQDMEQMKNSFAPAQGQMPPTQGGMGQQGLH is encoded by the coding sequence TTGGATCAGTTAAATCAGCAGCAGCAATCCCAAATGAACAAAGGCATCCCTGGCAAACCGCATAAAAACCACGGCGGACATGAACTGTTTGATATGCACGAGGTGCTTTCCGGAACACTTAATGTCCTTGACCAGTTTACGATGCTGAAACAATTTTGTAAGGATCAGGAATTAGTAAACATCCTTGATCGACAACATCAATTCATTGCGTCTCAATATAACTTAACTGCTGAATGCTTTAAAACAGGAAACGAACCTTCACAAAAAACAGCAACTTATATGATGAAGGAAGATAATCAGACTGTTTACGGCATGCAGCCATCACAGCCTAAAAAACCTGTTCAATCCATGAATGATATTGATGACAGCATTATCAGCCGACAAATGCTTTGCACTGTTAAAGCACAAGCCTCTATGCTAACGATGGGTTCTCTAGAAATGACGAATCCAGCCGTAAGACGCGTGTTGTCGGCGCAGATTCAACAGTATGTTGAAATGGCTTTCGAAATTTTCCTATACCAAAACAAACACGGCTATTACCAAGTTCCTCAGCTAGATGCGCAGGACATGGAACAAATGAAAAATTCATTTGCTCCGGCACAAGGACAAATGCCTCCAACTCAAGGCGGTATGGGCCAACAAGGACTTCATTAA
- a CDS encoding YhcN/YlaJ family sporulation lipoprotein, whose amino-acid sequence MLGKKQVLASMLLIPLLMTGCGMANQGEGRRDNADPENVNYRNPVNDNGRGNINDVNNNRDNVDNNVTDNVNDNGNNNGNENQQLEVADDAADKISDMKEVEQANVIVAGNQAYVAVVLKNGKEDVGQDLKKKISEKVKDTDKNMDNVYVSANPDFVDRMQGYGDRIQNGDPVAGFFDEFSETVQRIFPQPE is encoded by the coding sequence ATGCTTGGAAAAAAACAAGTCCTTGCGTCCATGCTTCTTATCCCTTTGCTTATGACTGGCTGCGGTATGGCCAATCAGGGTGAGGGCAGACGTGATAATGCAGATCCAGAAAACGTTAACTACCGTAATCCGGTGAACGATAACGGCAGAGGAAATATTAACGACGTCAATAACAATCGTGACAATGTCGATAATAATGTAACAGACAATGTTAACGATAACGGCAATAACAATGGTAATGAGAATCAACAATTAGAAGTTGCTGACGATGCTGCTGATAAAATTTCTGATATGAAAGAAGTAGAGCAAGCAAATGTGATCGTTGCAGGAAATCAAGCGTATGTTGCAGTTGTATTGAAAAATGGAAAAGAAGATGTTGGACAGGATCTGAAAAAGAAAATTTCCGAAAAAGTAAAAGATACTGATAAAAACATGGATAATGTTTATGTTTCAGCTAACCCAGACTTTGTAGACCGAATGCAGGGATATGGCGATCGGATTCAAAATGGCGATCCGGTTGCAGGGTTTTTCGATGAATTCAGTGAAACTGTACAGCGTATATTCCCGCAACCTGAATAA
- a CDS encoding PadR family transcriptional regulator, which yields MKHKLLPLSETMHYILLALREPLHGYAVMQKIEKISNGTVMLAAGTLYGAIENLNKHGWIEPVGESGRRKVYMITAEGSTILKMEQNRLLHILSLYEGSESNEENEDVF from the coding sequence ATGAAACATAAATTATTACCGTTGTCTGAAACGATGCATTATATTTTATTAGCTCTGCGTGAACCACTCCATGGCTATGCCGTAATGCAGAAAATAGAAAAGATAAGTAATGGGACTGTTATGTTAGCAGCCGGTACACTATACGGTGCGATTGAAAACTTGAATAAGCATGGTTGGATTGAACCTGTTGGAGAGTCAGGCCGGAGAAAAGTTTATATGATCACTGCTGAAGGAAGCACCATTTTGAAAATGGAACAAAACAGGTTATTGCATATTTTATCCCTGTACGAAGGAAGTGAATCGAATGAAGAAAATGAAGATGTTTTTTGA